In one window of Paracholeplasma morum DNA:
- a CDS encoding helix-turn-helix domain-containing protein, producing MKKEYDPKPMIGTTLKYHRIKQKKTLEYISKKTKMSISYLSKLENNIIQVTHKNGKRIVNELSINEDVLLINQNMSYWYDELLSVVLKTKEDYSDLLDLIDSRDDFQAKLIDFTLRIINKEIHGSEMHVTLLLNQIDKMKAIESSILMMTFAHYSYITEDYTSAVNYLDLMKETPVENSKLQIWIKVMEYKLALLSGNFTFIEKKYEETTLLLRKHKLEHFVKEIDADFLAYGQFIAPPDYFLKLEKVSECHSIRSMGYLNKLCYNSDQSIVDMIILDDQASAFVKSIAFWIIEDKANFEHAFNQIDKTKLHRIETHILDYLHKTKDNPDCIHTLRNIVFIDKFVMNNHILIHFYGYILASKYAKIHKYKDAVKVTEYISERKKYIKENYYWS from the coding sequence TTGAAGAAAGAGTATGATCCAAAACCGATGATTGGAACCACATTAAAGTATCATAGGATTAAACAAAAGAAAACACTAGAGTACATTAGTAAGAAAACTAAAATGTCCATCTCTTATTTGAGTAAGCTGGAAAATAACATCATTCAAGTTACTCATAAAAATGGTAAACGAATTGTTAATGAGTTATCAATTAATGAGGATGTACTTTTAATTAACCAAAACATGTCTTATTGGTATGATGAGCTACTTAGCGTCGTATTGAAAACCAAAGAGGATTATTCTGACCTACTCGACTTAATCGACTCGAGAGATGATTTTCAAGCCAAACTCATAGATTTTACTTTAAGAATTATCAACAAAGAAATTCATGGATCAGAAATGCATGTGACATTACTCTTAAACCAAATTGATAAAATGAAAGCCATTGAAAGTAGTATACTAATGATGACTTTTGCTCACTATTCTTATATCACAGAAGATTATACATCTGCTGTAAATTACCTAGATTTGATGAAAGAAACCCCTGTTGAGAATTCGAAGCTTCAAATATGGATTAAAGTCATGGAGTATAAACTCGCATTGTTAAGTGGGAATTTCACTTTTATAGAAAAAAAATACGAAGAAACAACGTTACTACTTCGAAAGCACAAACTTGAACACTTCGTAAAAGAGATTGATGCGGACTTTCTAGCTTATGGGCAGTTTATTGCGCCACCGGACTATTTTCTCAAATTAGAAAAGGTGAGTGAATGTCACTCAATTCGATCAATGGGCTATCTCAATAAGTTGTGTTATAACAGCGATCAGTCCATTGTTGACATGATTATTCTGGATGATCAAGCATCAGCTTTTGTCAAATCGATTGCATTTTGGATTATTGAAGATAAAGCCAATTTTGAACACGCCTTCAATCAAATTGATAAGACTAAACTACATAGGATTGAAACACACATTTTAGACTATCTTCATAAAACGAAAGATAACCCGGACTGCATACATACCTTAAGAAATATTGTTTTTATAGATAAGTTTGTGATGAATAATCATATCCTAATTCACTTTTATGGATATATACTGGCTTCTAAATATGCTAAAATCCATAAATATAAAGACGCTGTCAAAGTAACAGAGTATATATCAGAGCGAAAAAAATACATTAAAGAAAACTACTATTGGTCATAG
- a CDS encoding ABC transporter ATP-binding protein: protein MNFEEQEFKEEKVNFNTWKKILKTVLKSKKNVTLLIIFVVGLALLESLTPLLNKYAIDTFFKAKEFDTFVPFVIINIVIAVLFGFTIWGFIYQAGKIEVSVNYELRKQSFETLQRLSFSYFDKTPQGWVMARMTSDSRRLANIISWGLVDFLWSGMIMLVILVIMFIMNVKLALIVTLTIPVMAVTAIYFRRKILLGYRESRKINSQVTASYNESFMGAKTTKSLAIEKENSLEFMEKTHSLKRASMRAILFSAIFSPIMLMISYIVIGVISYEGGSDVLGVVISVGTLYAFVEYTIRFFDPIMQIARILAQFQQAQASAERVIQLIETKPEIHDTDEVIEKYGDLLSPKYENWEPIVGDVSFNNVTFQYIDNEVILDNFNLKVKAGTSVALVGHTGSGKTTIINLLSRFYEPTKGEILIDNKNYKERSLHWLHKRLGYVLQSPHLFSGTVMENIRYGKLDATDEEVINAAKAIGADGFIKEMEKGYQSEVGEGGNKLSIGQKQLLSFARAILADPRILILDEATSSIDSESERVIQKATDTLLKDRTSFIVAHRLSTIVNSDLIVYLSSGKIIEQGTHKELLAKRGAYFELYKRQFLTEREQQIEKHI from the coding sequence ATGAACTTTGAAGAACAAGAGTTTAAAGAAGAAAAAGTGAACTTCAACACTTGGAAAAAAATATTAAAGACCGTTCTAAAGTCTAAGAAAAATGTCACGTTGCTTATTATATTTGTAGTAGGTCTAGCGTTATTAGAATCACTAACACCGCTACTGAATAAATACGCTATTGACACTTTCTTCAAGGCTAAAGAATTTGATACATTCGTTCCGTTTGTAATTATTAACATTGTAATAGCAGTTTTATTTGGATTCACTATTTGGGGATTCATATATCAAGCAGGGAAAATCGAAGTTTCAGTAAACTACGAACTTCGTAAACAATCATTTGAAACCCTACAAAGATTATCATTCTCCTATTTTGATAAAACCCCTCAGGGGTGGGTTATGGCGAGAATGACTTCTGACTCAAGAAGATTAGCGAATATCATTTCATGGGGATTAGTTGACTTCTTATGGAGTGGAATGATTATGCTCGTAATCCTTGTGATTATGTTCATAATGAACGTTAAACTGGCTTTAATAGTGACTTTAACCATTCCTGTGATGGCAGTTACTGCTATCTATTTTAGAAGAAAAATCTTATTAGGCTATCGTGAATCAAGAAAAATAAACTCTCAGGTCACCGCTTCCTATAACGAATCATTCATGGGCGCAAAAACTACTAAGAGTCTAGCGATTGAGAAAGAAAACTCGCTTGAGTTCATGGAAAAAACACACAGTTTAAAACGCGCAAGCATGCGTGCAATTCTCTTTAGTGCAATATTCTCACCAATCATGTTAATGATCTCATACATTGTTATTGGCGTGATCTCATATGAAGGTGGATCAGATGTACTTGGTGTGGTTATTAGTGTGGGCACACTATACGCGTTTGTAGAATACACAATTAGGTTTTTCGATCCAATTATGCAAATCGCGCGTATTTTAGCTCAGTTTCAGCAAGCACAAGCTTCAGCTGAACGTGTCATTCAGTTAATTGAGACAAAACCAGAAATTCATGATACAGATGAAGTAATTGAAAAGTATGGTGACTTATTAAGTCCGAAATATGAAAACTGGGAACCGATTGTTGGCGATGTGTCATTTAATAATGTTACATTCCAATACATTGATAACGAAGTCATCTTAGACAATTTTAACCTTAAGGTTAAAGCTGGAACATCTGTTGCACTTGTAGGTCATACAGGTAGCGGTAAGACTACCATTATTAACTTGTTATCAAGATTTTATGAACCAACAAAAGGCGAAATCTTAATCGACAACAAGAACTATAAGGAACGCAGCCTTCATTGGTTGCACAAACGATTGGGTTATGTACTCCAATCACCTCATCTATTCTCAGGAACTGTCATGGAAAACATCCGTTACGGTAAGTTAGATGCAACGGATGAAGAAGTGATTAATGCTGCTAAAGCAATTGGTGCAGATGGTTTTATTAAAGAAATGGAAAAAGGGTATCAAAGTGAAGTCGGTGAAGGTGGTAACAAGCTTTCAATCGGACAAAAACAATTGTTATCGTTTGCCCGAGCCATTCTTGCAGATCCAAGAATATTGATTCTGGACGAAGCTACTTCATCCATCGATTCAGAAAGCGAACGTGTTATTCAAAAAGCAACCGACACTTTACTGAAAGATAGAACATCATTTATCGTAGCTCATAGATTAAGTACGATTGTCAATAGTGATTTGATTGTCTATCTATCGAGTGGTAAGATCATTGAACAAGGAACTCATAAAGAATTGCTTGCTAAACGTGGTGCATATTTTGAACTTTATAAGAGACAATTCTTAACCGAACGCGAACAACAAATCGAAAAACACATTTAG
- the nth gene encoding endonuclease III — MNIEFFLSTLNEMFPNAKAELDYTNPFELLIAVVLSAQTTDKAVNKVTKTLFEAYQTPEALSKATQEDVESHIKTIGLYRNKAKNIIELARILYESYDSQVPNKRADLESLPGVGRKTANVVLSNAFDIPALAVDTHVARISVRLGLAKKMDNVLQIEQKLNRKIPRSSWLKVHHQMIFFGRYHCLAKNPKCDDCPFFKDCKYEFKVKK, encoded by the coding sequence ATGAATATAGAGTTTTTCTTAAGCACGCTTAATGAGATGTTTCCAAATGCAAAAGCTGAACTCGATTATACTAACCCATTTGAACTATTGATCGCAGTTGTTTTATCTGCCCAAACAACAGACAAAGCAGTTAACAAAGTTACGAAAACGCTATTTGAAGCATATCAGACGCCTGAGGCTTTAAGTAAAGCAACACAAGAAGATGTGGAATCGCATATAAAAACAATCGGTCTATACCGAAATAAAGCGAAAAACATCATTGAGCTAGCAAGAATTCTATATGAATCCTATGATTCACAAGTTCCAAACAAAAGGGCAGACTTAGAATCATTACCCGGTGTTGGTAGAAAAACTGCAAATGTCGTATTATCTAATGCCTTTGATATTCCAGCACTTGCAGTAGATACTCACGTAGCTAGAATTTCAGTGCGATTAGGACTTGCCAAGAAAATGGACAATGTTCTCCAAATTGAACAAAAACTTAATCGGAAAATACCAAGAAGTTCGTGGTTAAAAGTACACCACCAAATGATTTTTTTTGGACGATATCATTGTTTGGCAAAAAATCCTAAATGCGATGACTGCCCGTTTTTCAAGGATTGTAAGTACGAATTTAAGGTAAAAAAATAA
- a CDS encoding DnaD domain protein yields MLKRLIEDGYLNAHKLLLKEQTRLGVSPDEIVILSALITLLEKKKLNVSVQALAKLTNLNTQRTGEVFNHLIERNLVHTELELKSDGKEKEVFSLDPLFTKIEELFKADIQIVNQSKQEKDIQLIIQQIEETFKKSVTPFDLEMIKEWFIEGFTKEEMDKALETCRNHNRKTTNYMDRVLRSKDEFKEEINESKKETIHKLIRGIR; encoded by the coding sequence ATGCTTAAAAGATTAATCGAAGATGGGTACTTAAATGCCCATAAACTTTTATTGAAAGAACAAACACGTCTAGGAGTATCTCCAGATGAAATAGTGATATTATCTGCACTTATTACTTTGCTTGAAAAGAAAAAATTAAACGTTTCTGTGCAAGCTTTAGCCAAACTGACCAACCTAAACACACAAAGAACAGGTGAAGTGTTCAATCACTTAATCGAAAGAAACCTAGTGCATACAGAACTTGAATTGAAGTCTGATGGAAAAGAAAAAGAGGTATTCTCTTTAGATCCATTATTCACTAAAATTGAAGAACTGTTTAAAGCAGACATCCAAATCGTAAATCAATCCAAACAAGAAAAAGACATTCAATTAATCATTCAACAAATCGAAGAAACTTTCAAGAAATCTGTAACACCTTTTGATTTAGAAATGATTAAAGAATGGTTTATTGAAGGCTTTACAAAAGAAGAGATGGATAAAGCACTTGAAACATGCAGAAACCACAACCGAAAAACAACCAACTATATGGACCGTGTATTAAGAAGTAAGGATGAGTTCAAAGAAGAAATCAATGAGTCGAAAAAAGAAACAATTCATAAACTAATTAGAGGCATAAGATGA
- the rnc gene encoding ribonuclease III, with product MSNIKTLENILGVEFKDKELLKQAITHSTYANENNCPNNERLEFLGDAVIGLLMGELLFKKGIPTEGEMSKKRAQAVCEEALYQYSVQIGLPSFLLLGKGGELSNGRDTPSIVSNAFEAIFGAVYLEKGFNEAKKLFARIVVPYLDQVLDIKDYKSTLQELVQTDRRNISYYLENQSGPSHDRVFTVSVRMDDIILGLGKGKSKKEAEQNAAKEALSRLAKE from the coding sequence GTGAGTAACATTAAGACATTAGAGAATATTTTGGGCGTTGAGTTCAAAGATAAAGAGTTATTAAAACAAGCAATAACGCATTCTACATATGCAAATGAAAATAATTGCCCAAATAATGAGCGACTTGAGTTTTTAGGAGACGCTGTTATCGGATTATTAATGGGAGAACTTTTGTTTAAAAAAGGAATTCCAACTGAAGGAGAAATGTCAAAGAAAAGAGCACAAGCTGTATGCGAAGAAGCATTATATCAATATTCTGTTCAAATCGGACTACCTAGTTTTCTTTTATTAGGAAAAGGTGGAGAATTATCGAATGGACGAGATACCCCTTCCATAGTATCGAATGCATTTGAAGCCATTTTTGGGGCTGTGTATTTAGAAAAAGGTTTTAATGAAGCGAAAAAACTTTTCGCTCGTATCGTTGTGCCTTATTTAGATCAAGTACTAGACATTAAAGATTATAAGTCCACTTTACAAGAGTTGGTTCAAACAGATAGAAGAAACATCTCTTATTACTTAGAGAATCAATCAGGCCCATCACACGACAGGGTTTTCACTGTCAGTGTTAGAATGGATGACATTATTCTCGGGTTAGGAAAAGGTAAGAGCAAAAAAGAAGCTGAGCAAAATGCAGCTAAAGAAGCGTTAAGTCGCCTTGCAAAGGAGTAA
- a CDS encoding DNA polymerase III subunit alpha: protein MVGFLNLQTEYSLLRSTVKLNSIIDEAIKGGYDTIFVSDDNNLYAAYKLFKLAKNRIKAVLGMRISVYNSETFTLNAYVLNSVGYQNLVVITSLINLSKDKHILMNDLVKYQEGLLFVSSGMDSDINKALYKNQYDQALELVYSYKQKLASFYIGLSLQTLKEEMVIAPLLKKISSETGVKLLPFHKTCYMPRDEHAYDALIKIDNNLNTRLDDADLSFKNKDELIRLFSEYPVVFMNLEEAFSNAIFQFQFEPFKLPKVNEDEAFNSKDYLMDLCIVGLNKRIKQEGIKDLKTYQERLLFELTVIDKMGYNDYFLVVWDFVKYAKTHDIMVGPGRGSAAGSLVSYCLGITNVDPIKYGLLFERFLNPERISMPDIDLDFPDTRRDEVIQYVAEKYGKRRVISITTFQTLQVKSSIRDICRTQELSVADTNRIVKQATSAYDITDPKTLELLELAKQIEGLPRQTGTHAAGIILSNEDLSRIIPFQEGASNLYQSQFEASDLESLGLLKIDFLGIRNLSIIQEVLKMLSSRGTHIDLNKIPYDDSKTYELLSRADTQGVFQLESPGMRRVLTKLKPNIFEDLVAILALFRPGPMDNIDVYIERRNGQKYAYVDPSLEDILKPTYGIIIYQEQIMQIASKFANYSLAEADLLRRGVSKKDHDILENERKKFVSKAVTNGKTAELAEKIYDYIVKFADYGFNRSHSVSYAIVAYQMAYLKANYFDAFMTVLLSSVASNIDQVTQYISQLKKANIKVLPPDINQSDFTFKWTEKGIIYPLISIKNIGTQTVNKIKEEREKSPFKDYDDFKNRLRTELSERVLEALIFSSALDGFNLNKRTLFEKRNTVVQAYELFVSDIVEKKFDEYDLKTLIEKEKMVLGFNLSMTPISAYKNYIIEHKIDVLSELTKYSKKTIGMISKITVIKTKQNQQMAFIEVYDGHTSMEMTVFSSTYSEYKELMDTTSIFEFDIRSNDFDGLKFIVSKMEKLK, encoded by the coding sequence ATGGTTGGTTTCTTAAATCTTCAAACTGAATATAGTCTGCTTAGGTCTACTGTTAAACTAAACTCGATTATAGATGAAGCGATTAAGGGTGGTTATGATACTATTTTTGTCAGTGATGATAATAATTTGTACGCTGCCTATAAGCTGTTCAAACTTGCTAAGAACCGAATAAAAGCCGTTTTGGGCATGAGGATATCTGTATATAATAGCGAGACTTTTACGCTTAATGCATATGTCTTAAACTCAGTTGGATATCAAAACCTTGTTGTTATAACCAGTCTCATCAATTTGTCTAAAGATAAACACATCTTGATGAATGACTTGGTTAAATATCAAGAAGGTCTTTTATTTGTCTCTTCAGGAATGGATTCAGATATCAATAAAGCTTTATACAAAAACCAATACGATCAAGCCTTAGAACTTGTATATAGTTACAAACAAAAATTAGCAAGCTTTTATATAGGCTTGTCACTTCAAACATTAAAAGAAGAAATGGTGATTGCACCATTGCTTAAGAAAATCTCATCTGAAACAGGTGTTAAACTATTACCGTTTCATAAAACCTGTTATATGCCTCGTGATGAACACGCATATGACGCACTAATCAAAATTGATAATAACTTAAATACACGATTGGATGATGCCGATTTAAGTTTCAAAAACAAAGATGAACTCATCAGACTTTTTTCCGAATATCCAGTAGTATTTATGAACTTAGAAGAAGCCTTCTCAAATGCTATTTTCCAATTTCAGTTTGAGCCTTTCAAACTCCCGAAAGTTAATGAAGATGAAGCTTTTAATTCTAAAGATTACCTAATGGATCTTTGTATTGTTGGGTTGAATAAACGCATTAAACAAGAAGGCATAAAAGATTTAAAAACTTACCAGGAACGGTTGTTATTTGAACTCACTGTCATCGACAAGATGGGGTATAATGATTACTTTTTGGTTGTTTGGGACTTCGTGAAATATGCTAAAACCCATGACATAATGGTAGGGCCTGGTAGAGGCTCCGCAGCTGGGTCATTGGTTTCTTATTGTCTTGGAATCACAAATGTAGATCCGATAAAATACGGACTTCTTTTTGAGAGGTTTTTAAATCCTGAAAGAATTAGCATGCCTGATATCGATTTAGACTTTCCAGATACTAGAAGAGATGAGGTCATTCAATATGTGGCCGAAAAGTATGGGAAGCGTAGAGTAATATCAATCACAACTTTTCAAACCCTCCAAGTTAAGAGTTCGATTAGAGATATTTGTCGTACACAAGAACTAAGTGTTGCAGATACTAATAGAATCGTTAAACAAGCAACCAGTGCTTATGATATTACAGACCCTAAGACACTTGAACTGCTTGAACTTGCTAAGCAAATAGAAGGATTGCCGAGACAAACAGGCACACATGCTGCAGGGATTATTTTGTCCAACGAAGATTTATCACGGATTATTCCTTTTCAAGAAGGAGCTTCAAATCTATATCAAAGTCAATTTGAGGCAAGCGATCTTGAGTCATTAGGCCTTTTAAAGATTGACTTCTTAGGCATTAGAAACTTAAGCATCATCCAAGAAGTGTTGAAGATGCTCTCATCACGCGGTACCCACATCGATTTGAATAAAATCCCATACGACGATTCTAAGACGTATGAGTTATTGAGTAGAGCGGATACGCAAGGGGTGTTTCAATTAGAATCACCTGGGATGCGTCGCGTTCTAACTAAACTTAAACCAAACATTTTTGAAGATTTAGTTGCAATCCTTGCGTTATTTAGACCAGGTCCAATGGATAATATTGATGTCTATATCGAAAGAAGAAATGGCCAGAAATATGCCTATGTAGATCCTTCGTTAGAAGATATTTTAAAACCAACCTATGGAATCATTATTTATCAAGAGCAAATCATGCAAATTGCCAGCAAGTTTGCGAATTATTCGCTTGCTGAAGCAGATTTATTAAGGCGTGGTGTATCTAAAAAGGATCATGATATCTTAGAAAATGAACGTAAAAAGTTTGTTTCAAAAGCAGTCACCAATGGCAAAACCGCTGAATTAGCTGAAAAGATTTATGATTATATCGTTAAGTTCGCAGATTATGGCTTCAACCGTAGCCATTCAGTATCCTATGCGATCGTAGCTTATCAAATGGCCTATTTAAAAGCCAATTACTTTGATGCTTTTATGACGGTATTATTATCTAGTGTTGCGTCTAATATTGATCAAGTAACACAATACATAAGCCAACTCAAAAAAGCAAACATAAAGGTATTACCACCAGACATTAACCAGTCAGATTTCACATTTAAGTGGACCGAAAAAGGGATTATTTATCCTTTGATTTCGATTAAAAACATCGGGACACAAACTGTAAATAAGATTAAAGAAGAAAGAGAAAAAAGTCCTTTCAAGGACTATGATGATTTTAAGAACAGGTTAAGAACAGAACTGTCCGAACGCGTACTTGAAGCTTTGATATTTAGTAGTGCTCTAGATGGGTTTAATCTAAATAAACGTACATTATTTGAGAAACGTAACACGGTGGTTCAAGCTTATGAACTTTTTGTCTCAGATATTGTTGAGAAGAAATTCGATGAATATGACTTGAAAACGTTAATTGAAAAAGAGAAGATGGTCCTAGGCTTTAACCTGTCAATGACACCAATTAGTGCCTATAAGAACTATATTATCGAACATAAAATTGATGTCTTAAGTGAGTTAACGAAGTACTCAAAGAAAACCATCGGAATGATTAGTAAGATTACAGTCATCAAAACCAAGCAAAATCAACAAATGGCCTTTATCGAAGTTTATGATGGGCATACATCAATGGAGATGACGGTCTTCTCGAGTACTTATAGCGAGTATAAAGAGTTGATGGATACTACCTCGATTTTTGAATTTGACATCAGAAGCAATGATTTTGATGGACTAAAATTCATCGTAAGCAAAATGGAGAAACTAAAATGA
- a CDS encoding ABC transporter ATP-binding protein — MRFKQLLSVSKGFYPVLFLIIIFVVLNRLTYSYVPLFTQYIIDILDVGTSTANFPSFITDIFKLSNDKKTIILIVASSLVFYQLLRFTMVFMEDYLRGRLTENISEKLRNRLYNHIQSLDYTYHNNADTGDLVQRVTSDIEAMSNFVSNRIPEFFRLFATVIFGAVQIFVISPTMVLVALSMVPISAIASVWFFKKVDKSFKVIEETESGMMTVIQENLSGSKIVRAFANESFEIEKLEKKNKKYSDEYLKFQSISSKYWGFSDTIAMLQYLVTIMIGVIFVRNNGDITGGQIIAVLMLLGMLIWPIRGLGRMIGDFGRALVSTQRIFEILEKKSEFEVNGTLTPEIKGKIEFKDVHFQFPDGKNSLLNGVSFKVEAGQTVAIIGRTGSGKTTIINLLSRMLETSSGDIFIDDVNIKNIEKHYLRKQMGIVLQEPFLFSKTVYDNIAISNPTVDRDNVLKAAQIAAIEKDISSFEKGYDTIVGERGTTLSGGQKQRVAIARILIDNKPILVFDDSLSAVDTETDMMIRNALNDRDSKSTTVIITHRITTAKQADVIVVLEEGKISDIGVHETLSKKPGLYQKLWEIQGQLEAEFMQLIEEAK; from the coding sequence ATGCGTTTTAAACAGTTATTATCCGTTTCAAAAGGCTTTTATCCAGTACTGTTTTTGATTATCATATTCGTAGTACTGAATAGATTAACCTATTCGTATGTGCCTTTGTTCACACAATATATCATCGATATTCTAGATGTTGGTACCTCTACTGCCAATTTTCCTTCGTTCATCACAGATATATTTAAGTTGAGCAATGACAAGAAAACAATTATTTTAATTGTTGCAAGTTCATTAGTTTTCTATCAACTTCTACGTTTTACGATGGTCTTTATGGAAGACTACTTAAGAGGACGTTTGACAGAAAACATTAGTGAAAAATTAAGAAACCGCTTATATAATCATATTCAATCTCTTGATTATACGTATCATAATAATGCGGACACTGGAGATTTAGTTCAAAGAGTTACATCCGATATCGAGGCAATGAGTAACTTTGTCTCAAACAGAATTCCTGAATTTTTCAGACTATTTGCTACAGTTATATTTGGGGCAGTACAAATCTTTGTAATTAGCCCAACCATGGTATTGGTTGCACTTTCAATGGTACCAATCTCTGCGATAGCCTCTGTGTGGTTTTTCAAAAAAGTTGATAAATCATTCAAGGTCATTGAAGAAACTGAGTCTGGAATGATGACAGTTATTCAAGAAAACCTTTCAGGTTCAAAAATCGTTAGAGCGTTTGCCAATGAATCTTTTGAAATCGAAAAATTAGAAAAAAAGAATAAAAAATATAGCGATGAATATCTTAAGTTCCAATCTATTTCCTCAAAATACTGGGGATTCTCAGACACAATAGCAATGCTACAGTATTTAGTTACCATCATGATCGGTGTTATTTTTGTTAGAAATAACGGCGACATAACTGGTGGACAAATTATTGCAGTATTAATGTTACTCGGAATGTTAATATGGCCAATTAGAGGTCTTGGAAGAATGATTGGTGATTTTGGACGCGCCTTAGTTTCTACTCAAAGAATTTTTGAAATCCTTGAGAAGAAAAGCGAGTTCGAAGTTAATGGAACACTCACACCAGAGATTAAGGGGAAAATCGAATTCAAAGATGTACATTTCCAATTCCCTGACGGCAAAAATAGCCTATTGAATGGTGTAAGCTTCAAGGTTGAAGCTGGACAAACTGTCGCGATTATTGGTCGCACAGGTAGCGGTAAGACAACCATCATTAATTTGTTGTCAAGAATGCTTGAAACCTCGTCAGGGGACATATTTATTGACGATGTAAATATCAAGAATATAGAAAAACATTACTTGAGAAAACAGATGGGGATTGTTTTACAAGAACCGTTTTTATTCTCAAAAACTGTTTATGATAACATTGCAATCTCAAATCCAACCGTTGACAGAGATAACGTTTTAAAAGCGGCACAAATCGCGGCTATTGAAAAAGACATCTCTTCATTTGAAAAAGGGTATGACACCATTGTTGGTGAAAGAGGAACAACGTTGTCAGGTGGCCAAAAACAACGCGTTGCCATTGCCAGAATCTTGATTGATAATAAACCTATTTTAGTATTTGACGACTCATTATCAGCTGTTGACACTGAAACTGATATGATGATCAGAAATGCGTTAAATGACCGAGATTCTAAATCGACAACAGTTATTATTACACATCGTATCACAACTGCTAAACAAGCAGACGTGATCGTTGTTCTTGAAGAAGGTAAGATATCAGATATTGGTGTTCACGAAACACTTTCGAAGAAACCGGGACTATATCAAAAACTATGGGAAATCCAAGGTCAACTAGAAGCTGAATTTATGCAATTGATAGAGGAGGCGAAATAA
- the plsX gene encoding phosphate acyltransferase PlsX: MIKIAIDAMGGDNAPIEIVKGCELALSKFDDIELVLYGDEQEIKKHLKSDNRVKIVHTTQVIDMGIKDPVSAIRSMKDASLVKAMRSVKEGQEQAVVSAGPTQALIVGAHLIIKRMEKMHRVALAPIIPSLDQKGRILLDVGANIELRPEHMLELAIYATVTAKSYLGIDNPTVALMNIGTEEGKGRELEKETFKLLKESPIINFLGNIEGKEIMSTTANIILTDGYTGNIMMKTIEGTAKAMGSMLKEEIKSSIGGKIGYLFMKKNLKRFQKRMDASEIGGAMIFGINAPVIKAHGSSNAYAFSNAIRQARLFVKNEIVAKVSDALKDIEFIESSE, from the coding sequence ATGATTAAAATAGCGATAGATGCCATGGGAGGCGACAACGCCCCAATTGAGATTGTAAAAGGGTGTGAACTTGCTTTAAGTAAGTTTGACGATATTGAACTTGTTCTTTATGGAGATGAACAAGAGATTAAGAAACATTTAAAGAGTGATAATAGAGTAAAGATTGTTCATACGACACAAGTGATAGACATGGGTATTAAAGACCCTGTTTCTGCGATTAGATCCATGAAAGACGCATCTTTAGTTAAAGCTATGCGTTCGGTTAAAGAAGGTCAAGAACAAGCAGTTGTTAGCGCAGGGCCAACACAAGCCTTAATCGTTGGTGCCCATCTAATCATTAAAAGAATGGAAAAAATGCACCGCGTAGCACTTGCTCCAATTATTCCATCTCTAGACCAAAAAGGCAGGATTTTACTGGATGTTGGGGCTAATATTGAACTTAGACCTGAACATATGCTTGAACTTGCTATTTATGCGACTGTGACGGCAAAGTCCTATTTAGGTATAGATAATCCAACAGTTGCTTTAATGAATATTGGAACAGAAGAAGGTAAGGGTAGAGAACTTGAAAAAGAAACCTTTAAACTTCTTAAAGAATCCCCTATAATTAACTTTCTTGGAAACATCGAAGGTAAAGAAATTATGTCCACCACTGCTAATATTATCCTTACAGATGGGTATACAGGTAACATAATGATGAAAACCATTGAAGGAACAGCTAAAGCAATGGGGAGCATGCTAAAAGAAGAAATTAAGTCTTCAATCGGTGGTAAAATTGGATACTTATTCATGAAAAAGAATTTGAAGAGATTCCAAAAACGTATGGATGCTTCAGAGATTGGTGGAGCCATGATTTTTGGTATCAATGCACCAGTCATAAAGGCACATGGATCGTCTAATGCATATGCGTTCTCTAACGCAATTAGACAAGCGAGATTGTTCGTCAAAAACGAAATTGTCGCGAAGGTTAGCGATGCATTAAAAGACATTGAATTTATAGAAAGTAGTGAGTAA